The Oxyura jamaicensis isolate SHBP4307 breed ruddy duck chromosome 3, BPBGC_Ojam_1.0, whole genome shotgun sequence genome segment CTCCGACGAGCATCTCCCAGAGAGCATCGTGCTGGTGAATGTCGCCGAGTGGCAGGGGCAGGTGAGTAGGTGCGAAGGGACCGGGGGGTTCTCCGGGCCGGGGCAGGGTGTCCGAGGGAACCCGGCGCCAGCCGggccctctcctctccccctaCGTGGCCCTTCTTGGGGGACACGGAGCATTTGCAGTGCTGAGCTGCATGCACAGGTCTGTCTGTCCACCTGCTCCATCGGTGCTGGATCCCCAAAGCACactgcccagagcagccccagcagggaaGGCTGACAGGCTGCGTGCCTCACGCCCTCGCTGCTCCGTACTGCTCAGAGCTTTGCCGGATGCCGTAGCAGAGGTGCTGGACTCCCCCTGCTGGCCCCGGGCCCCGGGGAGCAGAAGAGGCCCCGTTCCCTGGCCGGAGATGGGAGGGCCTGCTGGAAAATCAAGGCAGGGCCTGTGGCAGGAGAAAAGCTCCTGGGGGAGAGGCGGTGGAGTCCGTCCCCACGCTGCACGTCCTTGGTGTGTTCCTGCTCCATCTCTCACGCCgacaggagaaaaaggagtGATGGCCGTTCCCAGATCCTGATGTGGCCGCTTCTAagccccccagcctggcccagcAGCACTGTTCAGCTGCATGCAGGCACCTGAAGAGGCACAGAAGGATTTTGGAGTGCCGTGGAAGAGAGCCAGAAAAGGGAACGAACAAAAGAGGGACCGAGCACAGAGCCGGGCCCTGCTGTGGGATGGCAGGGCTAAATCGGAGGGTCCCTTGATCAACCCCTTTATCTCGGAGCGCAGCCCGGTTCCTGGGGCAGCAGTGCCCTCGCCAGTGCAGGCTGGTGGCCGCTGTGCTCAGAGACAAGAGCaagggctgggaggagaggggacgCTCGGGCAAGCAGCCAGGGATGTCCAGGTGGTGGCGGCCCTCCCGTGCAGCATGCGTGGGGACAGggccccagccccatcccagaAGGGCCTGGGCAGGTGTTATCTCCTCGGGGCACCCGCGGCTTGGCCTCACCCCGGGCTCTCTACCTTGGCAGTACGTGAGCGAGCAGCTCCTGGCGCACAAGCAGCTGGTCGTGTCCACCTGCTCGGTGGCGGACATCCAGGCGGCCTTCAACACCACCGTCTCCCGCATCCAGCGATAGTGAGTGCAGCTCGGGCTCAGTCCTGCCgctgcagggaagggctggggagggcacTGTGTCCCCCCCGGGGCTTGCTGGGACGCTGTGGCAGCAGCGGGGTTCTGATGCTGGGCTTGGCTGGCCTGGCAGGGCACGTCCCCGTGCCACCTGCTGAGCCACCGAGGGTCCATCACGGCCTCTGTCTCTCCCTCTGGCAGCTGTAACTGTAACTCCCACATGCCTCCCCCGGTGAAGGTGGTTGTGGCAGGGGACCAGAGCTACCTGAGCGTGGTCCTCCGGTTCTTCGTGGAGCAGCTGGCCAGCAAGACCCCCGACTGGCTCAACTACCTTCGTTTCCTGCTTGTGCCACTGGGTGAGCGCCACCACGAGCCTGGCTTGTCCTCCCCCGCCTCCCCAGGCCCCCCCTGCCCGGATCCAGCATCCCCCTTCTCGCCCGCAGGCTCCCACCCCCTCGCCAAGTACCTGGCCTCGGTGGATAACAAGTACAGCACTCTCTTCCTGGACACGGCGTGGCGGGAGCTgttcagcagggctgagccgCCCGCTGCAGGTGAGGAGCGGGGCCCGACGGGACCGGCAGCGCCCCGAAGGGAACACTCGGGGCCCTCACCGCTCCCTGTGCCCGCAGACACTGTGGACATCGCGGGCCGCGTCACCCAGTTCATCGCCGGAGCCAGCCTCTCCCACCAGCTGCCCATCTCCGAGGCCATGCTGACGTACAAGCAGAAAAGGTGAGCGTAGCCCGGGGTCGCCTTCCCCGCCTCGCGGGCACGTGGGAGACGGGGGACAAGCTGAGTGaggccccgcgccgccccccctgccaccccctggTGTGCACGGCCCCCGCAGCGGCTGCGGGACGGCGGGGACGGactgcctgggctgggctgggctgggctgggggctgcgagCCAGCACCGTGCTGCCCCGGGGGTTGACGCTCGTGTTCCAGCTGCACTCTCACCTCTCCCTTCTCTTGGTTTCTGGCACCCAAGGAAGAGAAGTctctattttgatttttatatcaGGTATTGGCTTGTGCTTGCTGTGCCGCTGCCTGGcccgccctccctccccaccccatgTGCGTCCGTCCCCCTCTTGCCGTGCAGAGGAGCCGCGGCCCCAGAGCGGGGCAGGGCTGCCCTCCCGCATGCAAGCCCTCTCCCGGCACCGGAGGGGCCGACTCCTTGCCTCCTTGTGTAGTGTGCCCTGTGCTGCCATGTCGGGGACAGGGTGTcccaggggagggagggcagagaagaggggcCCGGCGGCCAGGAGCCAGCTTCGGCCCCTGCCAGCGCGGGGGTCCCCCGAGCCACGAGGCTGCCCAGCGTGGCAGGCGGCGCCCCCCGCCCCTGACCGGCCTTTCTTCCTTGCGCAGCCCCGATGAGGACTCCTGCCAGAAGTTTGTACCCTTCGTGGGGGTGAGTGTGGGccactggggctgggggagaggggtgggGCGTGGTGGGGGGCATCATCTCGCTTGTCTCTCCTTGCAGGTGGTGAAGGTGGGCCTGGTGGAGCAGTCCTTCAGCGCCTCCGGTGAgtccctgcctgcccttccTCACCACGGGGAGCTCCTCGGAggtgtcccccagcccccctgaCCCCGCTTTTTCTCCCCAGTGGACTCAGACGATGCCACAGCCTGCGCTCCCTCGCTGCTGAGCTCAACGCCAACTGCCAGCGGAGCGGCCCCTTACGGCAAGGAGACCGTCAGCaccccgccgccctccccgtCTGTCAGCAGCGGCCTCTCGGGGGCCGGGTAAGGAAGCGGGTGCTGGGGCACGAGGGTTTGGGGTGCTCCCAGGCCAGGCCGCCGCGTcccggggctggctgcagctgggctaTGGGGTGTTCCGCTCTTGGGCAGGTCTCTGAGCCCCGGCGTGGAGGTGATGGGCCTGCAGGTGGACTACTGGACGACCCAGGGGCTGGACAGGAAGAAGGAGGGCGAGAAGAGGGAGACGGGCATCAAGAACACGCTCAAGAGCAACTTCCGCTCGCTCCAGGTCAGCCGCATCCCCGGCATAGGGGAGCTGGTGCCGCCCAGCACCATGGCCATGACCGTGGTCACCAAGGAGAAGAACAAGAAAGGTAACTCCTGGCCCCACGCTGGGGGGCTCAGCCAGTTGTAAAAAGGGCaggggggaggctgcgggagggcagagctgggagctggcacGGCAGGAACCAGGCGGTGAggccagccctggggagagGGGGTCCCACCCCGGGCCAGGTGGGGACGTCCTGACGTTGGTCTTGTCTGGCCATGGCCCCCCCAGTGATGTTCCTGAGCAAGAAACCGaaagagaaggacctggagcCCAAAAGCCAAGTCATTGAAGGGATCACACGCCTCATCTGCACGGCCAAGCACCAGAACACCATGTTGCGAGGTGAGGGGAGGCGCCAGCCCCACGGGGCCGCAGGCGCCAGGCCAGGGGCCCGGGGCCGTGCCTCACCGCCCCGTCTCCTCTCAGTCTCCATAGATGGGGTGGAGTGGAACGACGTGAAGTTTTTCCAGCTGGCAGCACAGTGGCCAACGCATGTCAAGTACCTCCCTGTGGGCATCTTCGGCTACTCGAAGAGCGTGTGAGACGCGGGGCAGCCCTGGGACGGAGCTGCGGAGGGGCacgggaggaggcggcgggccAGCCGTGCTCTCAGCCCCCGCTCCAcagcccagcccctccagctctgcagagggaacCTCCCCACCCGCACCGCTCCCGGGGGGCCGAGACCCGTGACGGTGAGGCCACTGAGACCGGCTCCACGCATCCTCCGACACCAGCCAGGGCACCACGCCATCtgcctcccctcacccccaacAGCAGCCTGGGACAAGGGTTGGCACCGGCCAGCGGGGACCCGGGGGGGTTCTCTGGGCCCCCCTTTTCCCCACTGCGGCCGCCGGggccccagctgggctgggccCGGGCAGCTTCCCAGCGTCGGAGCCACAACAGGGGCTGCTCAGCGTGGCGGAGCCGGTGCTGAGCAGGGCCCCCTGCCCTCGACCAGCCCTCGCTGCCGTCCCCACGCTGCTGGGGCCTCAGCCACGCTCCTcgtccccccgcagccccgctgctgTGGCTGGCAAGGTGCTGCCGAGGCCGGCCCCAGGCTGCCGGGGGGGTCACCCTCATGTCCACATCCCTCCCCGaccagccctgccccacggtGCTGCCAGCTGGAGGTGCGGCATGGGGGGCAcctggttttttttttacaagattctattttttttaaatttattgtaCGGTTACTTTTCGggattaattttaataaattaatgctGGTACCATTACGGCCAGGGGTGGTGTGGCTCCCTCCCCGCCCAAGGGCACGGCTCAGAGAGAACAAAGCAGCGTGAAGGTGGCTACCAGCACCTCTCCAGCAGGCAGGGCCAGCTCGGGGGGGTGGAAGCCGGAGGCATAACCCCATCCCGCCACCCCAGGGGCCAGCCACAGCTCTCAGACAGATCAAGCCACAGGACTGGGCGCAGTGTGGCTCGTTTATTCAAACTGAAAGTCCTCAGGAAGGGCTGGGCCCAGCCTGTGTCCTGCTGGCCCAGCCTGGGCCTTGTCTACCTGAAGGTGGAGAAAGTCTGTCTCCTCTCAGCAGCGGCTGGGCTTGCGGCTGTCTTGATCTCTACAGTCTGGAAGGCAACTTGGGGCTGGGCCTGCGAGCTGGGGGGCGGTGGGGACTCAGCAGGGACGAACTCCAGGACGTGGGGCCTCTCTTCCTGGCGCCGCAGGTAGCCCTGGTTCAGCAGGTGCAGGACGCAGGACAGCACGTCCACGCTGTGGCAGCAGAAGCTCAGGAActgcagccccggccccagctcACCCTTCTGGCAGGCATCGATCACCTACAGCAGCGAGGGAGccgggagctgcagggcagcccccagcacggcCCCCGGGCAGCTCCTCGCAGCCCCCCCACGCTCAGCCTCCGTACCCTAAACACCAGGTTGTCGATGTGCAGCTGCTTCTCCGCCTTGAGGACGCGGGTGATGAGGCAGCAGAGGAcgttcctcttcctctccaggGCGCCGCTCTCGGCCCTCTCTGCCCGCAGGTACCTCTGCCGGGGCAGCAGCCTCAGGTGGCGGCCGGAGGCTTGGGCCAGGGCCGCCCGGTTCAGCCGCAGGGCACCTGGAGCTAGCAGCCGGCCCACGGTCAGCCAGGCCCCGAGCCGCTCCCTGCAGGAGCCCCAGGGCGCCCGCGTGGCTGCTGCGCCCAGCCCGGGGCCTCCCACCGCTGCCCTCACCccaagccccagccccacgcacggccccgagccccggccCCATGCCCAGCCCCGCACAGACCCCACCACCCGCGTGGCCACGAGCCCCCCACGCTGCCCAGCCCCGATCCCCAGCCCCACACTCGCACCCACCCCAAAGCCCGGCCCCAGCCTCGACCCCGGGGCCGAGCCCCAGCGGCCGGACtccccccagcccggccgcatcccccccgagcccctccgcccccacgcagcccccagggctcagcccaGCACCACCCGAGGGTGCCCAGCCCCGCGCTCACCCCCCAGCGCGCAGCTCCGCACCAGGACGCCCTCGCCCTCGGTCAGCGGTGCCAgcgcctgctgcagcagctccgcAGGGAGCCCCGTGGCCTGCAGCAGGGACTCCACGGCCACCTCCTGCGGGAGGGGAACAACGGCCAGGCGAGAGCCTCAGCGCCCGGAGACCCCCAGCAGGGGGCACGGCACCGGCTGCACGCCCGCggccccagctcccacctcGGCGCCGTTGAAGCGCAGCAGGACGAACATCTGCAGCGTGGACACGTGCAGGACGCAGTCTCCGAAGTGCAGCTCGGCACGGCCCAGCCACGTCCACTGCAGCCGCCGGGGCCTCGTGCACGTCCAGCCCCGCTGGCTCTGGCCTGCCGGGGACACCAGCGCGGGGGGACATCAGCGCTGGGGGACATCAGCACCGGGGGACACCAGCGCCGGGGGACACTGCAGCCGCCGGGGGACACCAGCACCAGGGGACACAGCACCGGGGGACACCAGCACCAGGGGACACCAGCGCCGGGGGACACCAGCGCCGGGGGATATCAGCACCGGGGGACATCAGCGCTGCCGGGCATCCCCTGCACCCAGCGGCACCGCCGGGCACCCCCCACCACACTCACTCTGCCCGCAGAAGGCGGCGAAGGCGGCCAGCGGGGAGCTCAGCGCTGCCGAGAAGAACCTGCCGGGCTCGTCCATGTGGCACAGTGGGGACACGGGCCAGCAGCGCGGGGACAGGGCCAGCACCGTCACCTCCGGAGCGTCCGCCAGCGAGGCCTCCCCCGGCGCCTGGGCACGCGGACACGAGGGCAGCTCAGGACCCCACGAGGCACGCGGCGgcccccggcccagccccgcCGGCCCGCTCACCTCGTCCTCGGGGCTCTCGGGGCGCgcgcccagccccagcagccgcTTGTcccgctcctgcagctgggagaggcgGAACTGCCGCTGGAGCTCCTCCGACTCGGCCAAGTCGCTCAGCATCTCCTGGGGGAAGCGGCGCGGGAAGCACAGCCCGATCTGCTCCAGGACGGCCCCTTCCAGCCACGAGGGGCCCTGCGCCAGCAGCCGGTCCCCCAGGTACAGCCTGCCACCGCCACCGGCCGCACGTCagggccgccgccgccacccaGCCCCGGCCGGGCCCCGGCCCGGGGGCCCCGCGCCGGGCCCCGCGGGGACACGGCCGCCCTCACCGGTAGAAGTGCTCGAAGGTGTGGGCGAACTCCAGGCCGCTGAAGACGACGAagggctccaggagctgctgcagcagccccgtgctgcccacGGCCCCGTGGAGCTCCTGGATCTTCCCGTCGAGGTAGCGGGCAAACTGCTCGCTCACCTgcggggggacggggctgggTGTGCGGGGTGCCCCACGGCCCCGGGACGGCACGGGGGGCAGGCCGCTGCCGCCCTGGAGCTCGCCCGAGGCCCCGCTGCCGGCGCCGCGCTGCCGGGACTCACGTGCAGGGCGGTGAggaaggagagctgcagcagcgccCCCGCGAAGCCCTGGCCCAGGGCCACCACGAAGGCAGCCTGCTGCCCAAAGAGCTCCTCAGTGGCGCCGCGCAGGCGCCGGTACAGCCCGCAGTATCGCTCCACCACGTCTGGCGCCTGCCCCGCCGCCTCCAGGAGCCGCTGCACCTGCGGGGAACGGCACCGGAGGCTGaggaccgggaccgggaccgaCCGCAGCCCCGTcgccccccggccggcccccAGCCCTACCTGCTGCTGCACCACGCCGCGCCAGCACTGCACGACGCCCCACAGCCCGCTCGGCCTCCGCACCGCCGCCACCCTGGGCGGCGCCTCCTCgttcctgccctcctgcccgcCTGCCGGGGGACAGCCGGGCTCAGCGCGGCCTCACAGCCCCGCAcgcggagcagcagcagcacggccacgGGGGAGGCTCAGCCACGAGCCCTCCCCGTGCCTCAAggccctctgcagagccccccgtggctgcagcccaggactCGTGGACCCTCGCAGGAGGGCGGCCCCTCGCTCACCCGCCGCCCttgcctcctccagctccacgCCGCCAGGGTCCAcgtgcaccaggagctgggtcAGGAGCCGCACGCGGGAGCCGAAGGCGGCGCCGCGGGACGGGGGGCCTTGGGGCGGCTCCCCGCTGCCCAGGTACTCGCCCAGCAGCCAGGCCAGGGGGCTGACGCCGCTGGGGTCTGCGGGCACAGAGACTCAGGGCGGGCGCCGGCgcacggggcgggggggaaggggCCCGGCGCGGCCCGAGCGGGTACCTGGGCTGGTGATGCTCTGCACCAGGGGGCTCACCAGGGCCTCCCAGCACGTCCTGCCCAAGGCCCGGGCCGCCTCGTCGTCAGGAAGGAAGCGCTCGGCGAAGTCTTGCTCGTGCCGCAGCGCCCGGTTCAGCCTGCAAGGGCGAGCGGGCAGCACGCCGCGGCACCGGCGCCTCCGGCCACGGCCTCCCCCGGGAGAGGGTCGCGGGGCCGGCAGCCGGCAGGACGCCCCCAGCCAGGGCCCTCCCTGCCAGCGCAGGGCACCCCCCGCTCCCCTCTCGGGCTGGCAGCGCCGGGAGGCCACTCACTTGCcgaagagctgcagcagccgccCCCGGTCCCGGCGGATCTCCCGGCACCAGGCGTGCGCCCGAGCGGTGCAGCAGAGGAACGTCCGCCGGCACAGCTGCTCCTTGAAGACGGGCCAGAAGGTGGGCTTGGGCCCCAGCACCTCGATGCCGCGCACGCGCGTGTCGATGCCGCCCTGCGGGAGAGCTCGGCCCTCAGCTCCTCGcgcgcggccccgcggccccgccggccccgggccggccccggcTCCCCACCTGCTGGCACCGCTTCACCCGGATCTGGATGACGGGCCAGAAGCGCGTCAtgttctccagcagcaccaccctGCTGGCCGAGGGCAGCACGGTCACCTGCAGGCACACGGCGGGCCCTCAGCGTGCTGGCGGCGAGCGCCGGCCGCCCCAGCGCCCGTGCCAGACCCTCCCGGGGCGGCGCCGGGAGCAGCCCGGGCGGGACTCACGGCGTTGAGCTCCGTCCGGATGGCGGCAGGGCTGtctccccccagcaccaccacgcGGGCCGGCATGTAGCTCGAGTCCTCGCTGGCCACCAGCATGCTCATCTCCCTGCAGCGCGGCAGACGCGGCACCCATGGGGCCCGCGGGGCAGGGCTCGcgcgcagccccgcggccgTCTCCTCCctgcgcggccccggccccgcgccccggcCCTACCTGACCACCACCCCGCCCTGCATGTGCACGGTGATGAAGTGGGAGCCGCTGCTGCCGTTCGACTCCCAGTAGGTCTTGGGGTTCCTGTCCGTGAGCTTGCCGGCGCGGTGCGGGTTGGAGGAGACCTGCACCTTCTCCCAGCACTTGTCCTCCCTCACCTCCACGCCGGAGCCTGCGGGGAGAGCGCGGGgcctccagctgccagccctCGCGCAGCAGGCGCcggggccccgctccccgcgcTCACCTCGGCACAGGTTGCGCAGGAAGACGTCGAAGAAGGGGACGCTGATGGGCCGCTGGCTCCGGCGGTGCTCCTCGATCTGCCCCAGCGCCAGCtgcgggacggggacggggacgggcgGTTACCGGGgcccgcctcctcctcccccggcCCGCCGCAGCAGGCCGAGAgccgggggctccccgggcCCACCTGGATGCAGCCAGCCAAGACGCTGCCCGTCAGCGTCCCGTGGAGGCCGGCGGCCTTCTCGCAGTcgctcagcagctccagcagggctggcgcCATCGGCACGGCCGGGCTGTGTTGCTCCAGGGCCTTGGCCAGGGCCTCGCGGGCGCCCGCGCGGCACATGGCCACCGCGCAGTCCTTGCTGGCGGCGGCCAGGCGGTGCAGGAAGCCGACGACCTCCTGCACCACCTGCGGGGGAGGCAGCCCTGAGCGGCCGGCCCAGCGCCGGCAGCCCACGGGGCCCCCCCAGCACCGTGCCGTGGCGCTCCTGCCCCTCTCCGAAGGGGCCGGGCCGGCGCCGGGCACGCAGCCGCACGAGGCCGGGCCGCTGCGGGCAGGGGCCCCGACGCACCCGCAAAGCCGTCCCTGCCCACCGGCAGCGCCAGGCCCCCTCACCTCCCGGTCGCTGCTGTGGGCGCTCAgggaggacaggcagggctgcacGCACTCGTGCCAGGGCAGCGCGTCCTCCCGGTAGCCGTCCAGGAACGCGTTCAGGATCCTGAGCGGAGGAAACGGGGCCCGCTCGGGACACGGCCCGCAGACAGCCCCGCCGGAGGCTGCCCGGCTCCTCCCGCAGGGCCCCCGGATCCCTCGCGGCCCCCCCGGGCCCACCTGAGGATCCGCAGGCCGACGGTCTTTTCGGCCCCCGGCAGCTCCAGGCTGCGCAGCAGCATCCGGAAGCAGCCGCGCTCCTGCGGCCGCGGGGACGCCTCGCCGGAGGGGACGGGGCCTCGGCCGCAGAGCTGCCGCTCCAGGGCCACCACCACGTCCTCGGGCAGCGCGCCGTCCCCCGGGCTGCCCGCGGGCGTCTGCGCGTCCCCGGCCTCCAGCAGGGCCTCCGCGCCTGCGGGACAGGGACGAGGGACGTGGCGGGCCCAGCCCGGGCACCGTGCCCGCCGCGGGGAGGGGCCGCGGCCGCGCGCTACCTGGGGTCTCGGGGCCCAGGGGCAGCCGGTGCTCCGCCAGGCGGTTGATCACGCCGAGGGCCAGCATCGCGGAGGGGCCCTGCCCGTCCcgccagcagctctgcagcaccgCGGGGAGCTCGCCGCTCACCAGCTGCTCCGCCAGGTCCCGGTGGCCGTCCACCAGCATCTTCAGCACCAGCAAGCCGTTCCGCACGCCCGAGGAGCCCCTGCGGGGACACGGCGCCGGGGAAGCGCCCTCAGCCCCCGGCACCCGCGGCCGCCCGCCCGGGGCCCGTCCCCCGtcccccgtccccgtcccctaCCCTGGGACGCTCTGCATGGCGCGCACGGCGGCGGGGATGGCGCTCAGCAGGCCTGGCGAGCCCTCGCCGCAGGCGGAGCCGATGCTGGCGAAGACCTCCCGCATCAGCTGCGCGTCGCCGTGGCTCAGGGGCGAGGGCTTCCCCACGGCGCCTCCGGGCTCGCCGGCTCCCACCAGCACCTTCAGGGCCTGCGGGGCCCAGGGCGGCTCAGGGGCTGCGGGCGCCTCCGCCGCCCGCGGGCGCGCCCCAGCctgggcccggccccgccgcccgcggcACCCCCTCGGCCGCGCCGCTCACCGCCAGGCCCGCGTGCTGCACCAGGGCGGAGGCGGCGTGCTGCCGCATGCAGGCCAGCACGGCCCGCACGCCGCCCTCCGTGGCGAAGGGCACGCGCCAGCCGCGCCTCTCCATCAGCAGGGCCACCAGCCGCAGCGCCAGCACCACCAGGCGCTTCTCGGCCGCCTCGGCGCTCAGCAGCTGCACCGCCGCCTTCACCAGCTTCTCCCTGCGCGCAGAGGGCGCCTCAGGAGGGGCCCCGGGGCCCGGGCCCTCCGGCCGCCTTCCCCAGCGGGCAGCCCCCGCGCGGCTCCCCCACGCACCTGGTCCCCGGCCCGCCCCGGGCCTCGCcgccctcctgctgctccggCTCCGGCTCCTCCTGCAGGACCCTCACcatgtgctgcagcccagccacgCGCAGCTCCGCCTCGCAGCTGCTGCTCCGGATCACGTCCGCCACCTGCGCCACCTCGGCCAGCGAGCCCCTCCTGCTCGCCCCCTCGCAGCTGCCCCACGCTGCCGGAGGGAGGCCGGGCCGTCAGGGCGGCAGCAGCGcccgcagccccagcgcccGCAGCCGCGCGCAGCCCCCGGCGCCCTGTCCGTGCCCCGGGGGCTTCACCTCTGCTCTCCGCCGCCTCCGGGATGTGCAGCCCTTCCCTCTCCAGCAGCTCGCCGAACAGCTGGGAATCCGACTGGGAATCCGACCGGGGCGCCGCACGAGCGCCGTCCTCGTCCTCCACCGCCTCGTCCTCCGCCGcctcggcc includes the following:
- the LOC118165141 gene encoding cullin-9-like isoform X2, whose translation is MSAEEVCASCPALLGEGKPAGPRAEEERAAGPFPDEASLREMEADVGSLVRRAGRQLGGSGAPEAASVLNTVHVLSAYAGIGSLAGAFRETGALDLLTRMLCHKEKQICRSAGKMLRALASHDAGSWAYVLLSLSQQDGVEQHMDFDSRYTLLELFAETISAEEQGMSFEGIHLPQIPGKQLFALVKRYLRVTSLLDKLGSGEEQGGEQPESSRVKQEFEFSMAMAGLIVELLRAMGWEHSHEPEPPARQEAKPRIARSIFQHGAASCAAAQAAPAPPAKEPSAFKTRSAFPSRSSYVEYVRAQLVRGMRVRMLEDYEQVSAGDEGEFRQSNDGTPPVQVYWQALGCTYWVHWHMVEIIGSSGQEEQEGRQRGTLTNSHKLAAVVQPFFSKPLGGLYSLPYLGEQPSKAAETLSRAEWWELLFFVKQLEAREQEEIAGLVQREQAEQLPGLDEEALIQLPVPAELAQKVLRVVEERSRGSARSHLRGSRVYSKYWPGRGAERDGGGSPAASSEGAGCGSAGPGAARAEAAAAEAAEDEAVEDEDGARAAPRSDSQSDSQLFGELLEREGLHIPEAAESRAWGSCEGASRRGSLAEVAQVADVIRSSSCEAELRVAGLQHMVRVLQEEPEPEQQEGGEARREKLVKAAVQLLSAEAAEKRLVVLALRLVALLMERRGWRVPFATEGGVRAVLACMRQHAASALVQHAGLAALKVLVGAGEPGGAVGKPSPLSHGDAQLMREVFASIGSACGEGSPGLLSAIPAAVRAMQSVPGGSSGVRNGLLVLKMLVDGHRDLAEQLVSGELPAVLQSCWRDGQGPSAMLALGVINRLAEHRLPLGPETPGAEALLEAGDAQTPAGSPGDGALPEDVVVALERQLCGRGPVPSGEASPRPQERGCFRMLLRSLELPGAEKTVGLRILRILNAFLDGYREDALPWHECVQPCLSSLSAHSSDREVVQEVVGFLHRLAAASKDCAVAMCRAGAREALAKALEQHSPAVPMAPALLELLSDCEKAAGLHGTLTGSVLAGCIQLALGQIEEHRRSQRPISVPFFDVFLRNLCRGSGVEVREDKCWEKVQVSSNPHRAGKLTDRNPKTYWESNGSSGSHFITVHMQGGVVVREMSMLVASEDSSYMPARVVVLGGDSPAAIRTELNAVTVLPSASRVVLLENMTRFWPVIQIRVKRCQQGGIDTRVRGIEVLGPKPTFWPVFKEQLCRRTFLCCTARAHAWCREIRRDRGRLLQLFGKLNRALRHEQDFAERFLPDDEAARALGRTCWEALVSPLVQSITSPDPSGVSPLAWLLGEYLGSGEPPQGPPSRGAAFGSRVRLLTQLLVHVDPGGVELEEARAAGGQEGRNEEAPPRVAAVRRPSGLWGVVQCWRGVVQQQVQRLLEAAGQAPDVVERYCGLYRRLRGATEELFGQQAAFVVALGQGFAGALLQLSFLTALHVSEQFARYLDGKIQELHGAVGSTGLLQQLLEPFVVFSGLEFAHTFEHFYRLYLGDRLLAQGPSWLEGAVLEQIGLCFPRRFPQEMLSDLAESEELQRQFRLSQLQERDKRLLGLGARPESPEDEAPGEASLADAPEVTVLALSPRCWPVSPLCHMDEPGRFFSAALSSPLAAFAAFCGQSQSQRGWTCTRPRRLQWTWLGRAELHFGDCVLHVSTLQMFVLLRFNGAEEVAVESLLQATGLPAELLQQALAPLTEGEGVLVRSCALGGALRLNRAALAQASGRHLRLLPRQRYLRAERAESGALERKRNVLCCLITRVLKAEKQLHIDNLVFRVIDACQKGELGPGLQFLSFCCHSVDVLSCVLHLLNQGYLRRQEERPHVLEFVPAESPPPPSSQAQPQVAFQTVEIKTAASPAAAERRQTFSTFR
- the LOC118165141 gene encoding cullin-9-like isoform X3, producing MEADVGSLVRRAGRQLGGSGAPEAASVLNTVHVLSAYAGIGSLAGAFRETGALDLLTRMLCHKEKQICRSAGKMLRALASHDAGSWAYVLLSLSQQDGVEQHMDFDSRYTLLELFAETISAEEQGMSFEGIHLPQIPGKQLFALVKRYLRVTSLLDKLGSGEEQGGEQPESSRVKQEFEFSMAMAGLIVELLRAMGWEHSHEPEPPARQEAKPRIARSIFQHGAASCAAAQAAPAPPAKEPSAFKTRSAFPSRSSYVEYVRAQLVRGMRVRMLEDYEQVSAGDEGEFRQSNDGTPPVQVYWQALGCTYWVHWHMVEIIGSSGQEEQEGRQRGTLTNSHKLAAVVQPFFSKPLGGLYSLPYLGEQPSKAAETLSRAEWWELLFFVKQLEAREQEEIAGLVQREQAEQLPGLDEEALIQLPVPAELAQKVLRVVEERSRGSARSHLRGSRVYSKYWPGRGAERDGGGSPAASSEGAGCGSAGPGAARAEAAAAEAAEDEAVEDEDGARAAPRSDSQSDSQLFGELLEREGLHIPEAAESRAWGSCEGASRRGSLAEVAQVADVIRSSSCEAELRVAGLQHMVRVLQEEPEPEQQEGGEARREKLVKAAVQLLSAEAAEKRLVVLALRLVALLMERRGWRVPFATEGGVRAVLACMRQHAASALVQHAGLAALKVLVGAGEPGGAVGKPSPLSHGDAQLMREVFASIGSACGEGSPGLLSAIPAAVRAMQSVPGGSSGVRNGLLVLKMLVDGHRDLAEQLVSGELPAVLQSCWRDGQGPSAMLALGVINRLAEHRLPLGPETPGAEALLEAGDAQTPAGSPGDGALPEDVVVALERQLCGRGPVPSGEASPRPQERGCFRMLLRSLELPGAEKTVGLRILRILNAFLDGYREDALPWHECVQPCLSSLSAHSSDREVVQEVVGFLHRLAAASKDCAVAMCRAGAREALAKALEQHSPAVPMAPALLELLSDCEKAAGLHGTLTGSVLAGCIQLALGQIEEHRRSQRPISVPFFDVFLRNLCRGSGVEVREDKCWEKVQVSSNPHRAGKLTDRNPKTYWESNGSSGSHFITVHMQGGVVVREMSMLVASEDSSYMPARVVVLGGDSPAAIRTELNAVTVLPSASRVVLLENMTRFWPVIQIRVKRCQQGGIDTRVRGIEVLGPKPTFWPVFKEQLCRRTFLCCTARAHAWCREIRRDRGRLLQLFGKLNRALRHEQDFAERFLPDDEAARALGRTCWEALVSPLVQSITSPDPSGVSPLAWLLGEYLGSGEPPQGPPSRGAAFGSRVRLLTQLLVHVDPGGVELEEARAAGGQEGRNEEAPPRVAAVRRPSGLWGVVQCWRGVVQQQVQRLLEAAGQAPDVVERYCGLYRRLRGATEELFGQQAAFVVALGQGFAGALLQLSFLTALHVSEQFARYLDGKIQELHGAVGSTGLLQQLLEPFVVFSGLEFAHTFEHFYRLYLGDRLLAQGPSWLEGAVLEQIGLCFPRRFPQEMLSDLAESEELQRQFRLSQLQERDKRLLGLGARPESPEDEAPGEASLADAPEVTVLALSPRCWPVSPLCHMDEPGRFFSAALSSPLAAFAAFCGQSQSQRGWTCTRPRRLQWTWLGRAELHFGDCVLHVSTLQMFVLLRFNGAEEVAVESLLQATGLPAELLQQALAPLTEGEGVLVRSCALGAPGALRLNRAALAQASGRHLRLLPRQRYLRAERAESGALERKRNVLCCLITRVLKAEKQLHIDNLVFRVIDACQKGELGPGLQFLSFCCHSVDVLSCVLHLLNQGYLRRQEERPHVLEFVPAESPPPPSSQAQPQVAFQTVEIKTAASPAAAERRQTFSTFR